From Pseudarthrobacter equi, a single genomic window includes:
- a CDS encoding bifunctional phosphatase PAP2/diacylglycerol kinase family protein, which produces MQSTWRGSHRWISRMDRYLVRHVSNLPGGSHDDFFRRLSASANNGKLWIAIAAGMAAFPGKTRRAAVHGLLAQAVASTVTNVIFKTLLPRTRPLPEHLPVFRFVHPQPTSSSMPSGHSASAVAFAVGVGLVRPAIGAALAPAAAGVAYSRVHTGAHWPSDVLFGSALGAGAALVTRHWWPVRPPIPKTQRTAASAPELPGGKGLSIVVNALGGSFTDETADALREVFPEAHIVTVRPEDDLVEQISATADTPGTKALGVWGGDGTVGAAAAAAIERSLPLLVLPGGTLNHFARDAGIGNLQQAVTAASNGEAAKADIGFVTAERGLAGSPEVSELIMLNTSSIGLYPNLVRRREQLQPALGKPLAGVVAMFRTFAAGTPITLTVDGTPHRVWIAYVGRGRYYPRDHAPLLRPVLDDGVLDFRIFSADESFARLRLLWAVLTGTVASSSITHLREATEVTIHANGAPMALAVDGEALAGVRKVHYRVVPRALVYYSPQA; this is translated from the coding sequence ATGCAGAGCACATGGCGGGGCAGCCACCGATGGATCAGCCGGATGGACAGGTACCTTGTCCGGCATGTTTCAAACCTGCCGGGCGGCAGCCATGACGACTTTTTCCGCCGGCTCTCGGCGTCCGCCAACAATGGGAAACTCTGGATAGCGATCGCCGCGGGCATGGCCGCCTTCCCCGGCAAGACCCGCAGGGCAGCAGTCCACGGCCTCCTGGCCCAGGCGGTCGCCTCCACCGTTACCAACGTCATCTTCAAAACCCTGCTGCCCCGGACGCGGCCGCTGCCGGAACATCTTCCCGTGTTCCGGTTCGTGCATCCGCAGCCCACCAGCTCATCAATGCCCTCCGGCCACTCTGCCTCCGCCGTGGCCTTTGCTGTCGGCGTGGGCCTGGTGCGGCCCGCCATCGGCGCCGCCCTTGCCCCCGCTGCGGCGGGGGTGGCGTACTCCCGGGTCCATACCGGGGCCCACTGGCCTTCGGACGTCCTGTTTGGCTCTGCCTTGGGCGCAGGCGCCGCCCTGGTCACCCGCCACTGGTGGCCGGTGCGGCCACCCATCCCCAAGACCCAGCGCACCGCGGCCTCCGCCCCGGAACTGCCCGGCGGAAAGGGACTCAGCATTGTGGTGAACGCGCTGGGCGGATCATTCACCGATGAAACGGCCGATGCCCTGCGCGAAGTATTCCCTGAGGCGCATATTGTGACGGTCCGGCCCGAAGATGACCTTGTGGAGCAGATCAGCGCAACTGCGGACACTCCCGGAACCAAGGCCCTGGGAGTGTGGGGCGGAGACGGTACGGTCGGGGCAGCGGCGGCTGCCGCCATCGAGCGGTCCCTCCCGTTGCTGGTGCTCCCCGGCGGAACCCTCAACCACTTTGCCCGGGATGCCGGAATCGGGAATCTCCAGCAGGCGGTGACCGCGGCGTCCAACGGCGAGGCGGCTAAGGCGGACATCGGGTTTGTCACGGCCGAGCGCGGCCTGGCCGGGTCGCCGGAAGTGTCCGAGCTGATCATGCTGAATACCTCCAGCATCGGCCTGTACCCCAACCTGGTGCGGCGGCGCGAACAACTGCAGCCGGCCCTCGGAAAGCCGCTGGCGGGAGTGGTGGCCATGTTCCGGACCTTCGCCGCCGGAACGCCCATCACGCTGACTGTGGACGGAACCCCGCACCGGGTGTGGATTGCATACGTGGGGCGTGGCCGCTATTACCCCAGGGACCATGCGCCGCTGCTCCGGCCCGTGCTGGACGACGGCGTGCTGGATTTCAGGATCTTCTCGGCGGATGAATCGTTCGCACGGTTGAGGCTTCTCTGGGCGGTGCTCACCGGAACCGTGGCCAGTTCCAGCATCACCCACCTCCGTGAAGCAACCGAGGTCACCATCCACGCCAACGGCGCACCGATGGCCCTGGCAGTGGACGGCGAAGCGCTGGCCGGGGTGCGCAAGGTGCACTACCGGGTGGTCCCCAGGGCGCTGGTCTACTACTCACCGCAGGCGTAA
- a CDS encoding ABC transporter ATP-binding protein produces MIEATDLAKAYGGKTAVAGVSFTVRAGQVTGFLGPNGAGKSTTMRMIMGLDRPTSGSVTVNGLPYAQHKAPLHEVGALLDAKAVHTSRSAYNHLLAMAATHGIPKARVHEVIEMTGLEAVAKKKAGGFSLGMGQRLGIAAALLGDPQTLILDEPVNGLDPEGVLWVRNLVRYLANQGKTVFLSSHLMSEMAQTADHLIVIGRGRIIADAPVKDIIAGTRQAKTLVRTDDALQLQSLLAGNGVTVDQSEPETLTVTGLDPRQIARVALDNSVLVYELTPKVSSLEDAYFDLTKDEVEYHSHLAGGPAGSQPQAAPAPATAGK; encoded by the coding sequence ATGATTGAGGCAACAGACCTGGCCAAGGCCTACGGCGGAAAGACCGCCGTGGCCGGGGTCAGTTTCACAGTCCGGGCCGGACAGGTTACGGGCTTCCTGGGACCCAACGGCGCCGGGAAGTCCACCACCATGCGCATGATCATGGGACTGGACCGGCCGACGTCGGGCTCCGTCACGGTGAACGGACTGCCCTACGCCCAGCACAAGGCACCGCTGCACGAGGTGGGCGCACTGCTCGACGCCAAGGCGGTACACACCAGCCGCAGCGCCTACAATCACCTGCTGGCCATGGCCGCGACGCACGGCATCCCCAAGGCACGGGTCCACGAGGTCATCGAGATGACCGGCCTGGAGGCCGTGGCCAAGAAGAAGGCCGGCGGCTTCTCGCTGGGCATGGGACAGCGGCTGGGCATCGCCGCCGCCCTGCTGGGTGATCCGCAGACACTGATCCTCGACGAGCCGGTCAACGGCCTGGACCCCGAAGGCGTGCTATGGGTACGCAACCTGGTCCGCTATCTCGCGAACCAGGGCAAGACGGTGTTCCTGTCCTCGCACCTGATGAGCGAAATGGCCCAGACCGCGGACCACCTGATCGTCATTGGCCGCGGCAGGATCATCGCCGACGCACCCGTGAAGGACATCATTGCCGGAACCCGCCAGGCCAAGACCCTGGTCCGCACCGACGACGCCCTGCAGCTGCAGTCGCTGCTCGCAGGCAACGGTGTGACGGTGGACCAGAGCGAGCCGGAAACCCTGACCGTGACCGGCCTGGATCCGCGGCAGATCGCCCGGGTGGCCCTGGACAACAGCGTGCTGGTCTACGAACTCACCCCCAAGGTGTCCTCGCTTGAAGACGCCTACTTCGACCTCACCAAGGACGAAGTGGAATACCACTCGCACCTGGCAGGCGGCCCGGCGGGCAGCCAGCCGCAGGCGGCCCCGGCTCCGGCGACGGCAGGAAAGTAA
- a CDS encoding response regulator, giving the protein MTEHAPITVLLVDDQPLLRMGFRLILEGEDDLHIVGEASDGAEAVKLVRNLTPDVVLMDVRMPVLDGIEATRAITAEGSPARIIILTTFDVDEYAFAGLQAGASAFLLKDVAPSELIHAVRVVASGDAVVAPRVTQRLLETYVRGAAAPAPAAQAPDPLLGDLTPRETEMLEAMAEGLSNAEIAHRYFLSEATVKTHVRRILTKLHLRDRVQAVVYAYETGLVVPSNPDY; this is encoded by the coding sequence ATGACTGAACACGCACCGATCACCGTCCTGCTGGTGGATGACCAGCCACTGCTGCGGATGGGATTCCGCCTGATCCTGGAGGGCGAGGACGACCTGCACATCGTGGGCGAAGCCTCCGACGGCGCCGAAGCCGTCAAGCTCGTCCGGAACCTCACCCCGGACGTGGTGCTCATGGACGTCCGAATGCCGGTGCTGGACGGCATCGAAGCCACCCGCGCCATCACTGCCGAAGGGTCCCCGGCCCGCATCATCATCCTCACCACCTTCGATGTGGACGAGTACGCCTTCGCCGGGCTGCAGGCAGGGGCGTCCGCGTTCCTGCTCAAGGACGTGGCGCCGTCCGAACTCATCCACGCCGTGCGCGTGGTGGCCAGCGGGGACGCAGTGGTGGCACCGAGGGTCACCCAGCGCCTGCTGGAAACGTACGTCCGCGGTGCGGCAGCCCCGGCCCCCGCCGCGCAGGCTCCCGACCCCCTGCTGGGGGACCTGACGCCGCGCGAAACCGAGATGCTCGAGGCCATGGCGGAGGGGCTGTCCAACGCCGAGATCGCGCACCGGTACTTCCTGTCTGAGGCCACGGTGAAAACGCATGTGCGCCGGATCCTGACCAAGCTGCACCTCCGGGACCGGGTGCAGGCGGTGGTGTACGCGTACGAAACCGGGCTGGTGGTGCCCAGCAACCCCGACTACTGA
- a CDS encoding sensor histidine kinase, with the protein MNEASTAKDALVAGNWQAAASFAELNERRRGRIRRYLYEHPRVMDAVVALSYILLVAPTAVDALVSGKWLAAALLGTVAGALFLRRFHPVGLVAFVAVMEVAVTLLHPWGSNVSTGLWFSLYSVAVVHTRRFALITMAAATAPLALLYLLAAVGPMENSFVQDQGANPADFHLLTSIATGATIALSNVIATGIGIGVKQRREHEQQVAAWAARTARLASVNERNRIAREMHDVVAHSLTVMISLSDGAGVVVRKSPERAGEVLGELSRTGRTALADMRRVLGVLRDDAGTAAPRTPLAAGQSLAKLLEGFRTAGLPLHYSHTGPALPNDAAFQLTVYRIVQESLTNVLRYGRSLGRVDVDIARQGAMVTIDVHDDGAGGSAHRTDDGGAQADASPGSGLPFGTGQGLAGMAERARIYSGTVTAGPGGRGWRVHAVLTCPADDRPEPISAPPELQGKA; encoded by the coding sequence ATGAACGAAGCATCAACGGCAAAGGACGCGCTGGTCGCCGGCAACTGGCAGGCCGCCGCGTCCTTTGCCGAGCTTAACGAGAGGCGCCGGGGCAGGATCCGGCGCTACCTCTACGAACACCCGCGCGTCATGGACGCCGTGGTGGCGCTGAGCTACATCCTCCTGGTGGCTCCCACCGCCGTGGATGCCCTGGTCTCCGGCAAGTGGCTGGCAGCTGCGCTGCTGGGGACCGTGGCGGGGGCACTGTTCCTGCGGCGCTTCCACCCGGTGGGGCTGGTGGCCTTCGTGGCAGTCATGGAAGTCGCCGTGACGCTGCTGCACCCCTGGGGGTCCAACGTGTCCACGGGCCTGTGGTTCTCGCTGTATTCCGTGGCGGTGGTGCACACCCGGCGCTTCGCGCTCATCACCATGGCGGCAGCCACCGCACCGCTCGCCCTCCTCTACCTGCTGGCAGCCGTCGGGCCCATGGAAAACTCCTTCGTCCAGGACCAGGGGGCCAACCCGGCGGACTTCCACCTGCTCACCAGCATCGCCACCGGTGCCACCATCGCACTGTCCAACGTCATCGCCACGGGCATCGGCATCGGTGTGAAGCAGCGCCGGGAACATGAGCAGCAGGTTGCCGCGTGGGCCGCGCGGACCGCCCGGCTTGCCTCCGTCAACGAACGCAACCGGATCGCCCGGGAAATGCACGACGTTGTTGCCCACTCGCTGACGGTGATGATCAGCCTCTCGGACGGCGCCGGCGTCGTGGTCCGGAAAAGCCCTGAGCGGGCCGGCGAGGTGCTGGGCGAACTGTCCCGGACGGGGCGGACAGCGCTGGCGGACATGCGCCGGGTGCTGGGCGTGCTGCGAGACGACGCCGGAACGGCCGCCCCGAGGACTCCGCTGGCGGCGGGGCAGAGCCTGGCGAAGCTGCTGGAGGGTTTCCGCACCGCCGGGCTGCCGCTGCACTATTCGCATACCGGCCCGGCGCTGCCCAACGATGCCGCATTCCAGCTCACCGTGTACCGGATCGTCCAGGAATCGCTCACCAACGTGCTCCGCTACGGTCGATCCCTGGGGCGGGTGGACGTGGACATCGCCCGGCAGGGCGCCATGGTGACCATTGACGTGCACGACGACGGCGCAGGCGGGAGTGCCCACCGCACCGATGACGGAGGTGCCCAGGCCGACGCATCGCCGGGATCGGGCCTGCCGTTTGGGACCGGACAAGGGCTCGCCGGCATGGCCGAGCGGGCCCGGATCTACTCCGGTACGGTGACCGCCGGGCCGGGCGGGCGCGGCTGGCGCGTCCACGCGGTCCTGACCTGCCCGGCCGATGACCGACCTGAACCGATCTCCGCACCCCCCGAACTGCAAGGCAAGGCATGA
- a CDS encoding WecB/TagA/CpsF family glycosyltransferase, translating to MTQEAAVAAILEHAATGQTPLGVLSANLDHVNHFGSGGRWEGCLDLAPVNWLTLLDGAPLVAKAEGLTGRSWPRLAGSDLIDVLFDGADRNGLSVGFLGGSVEAQQMAHERFRRDRPALRIAGWWTPQRQDLTDRAECTQLIADIRASGVDILVVCLGKPRQELWISEYGALTGAKVLLAFGAVVDFLAGNIRRAPVRVANAGLEWAWRLALEPRRLAKRYLVDGPEAYLKLQRFSGGTAATSALPATGSVAGSEPRSTAAPGSRTVPRDGFTPVTEHADVAVLVVTYNSASDICGLLDSLCPETGEQSIKVVVADNSPDPLTLTIAARYAGVDAFATGGNIGYAAGINAAMARAGTADTYLVLNPDLQVMRGAIGVLRASMARTGAGVVVPVLRDPDGTVYPSLRREPSILRAMGDALCGSRFPGRPGWLSEMDFDAEGYVHAHRVDWATGAALLIRSDVAASVGPWDESYFLYSEETDYLHRVREIGCTVWFEPKAAMLHSRGGSGRSAALDALMMANKVRYASKHHDAGYAMAFHLMVVLSALLRMGLPGRRGTLGLVARKKRWDALPHAASYSSLQREDIPAGAVIIPAHNEASVLGRALEALTLPRESGNVEIIVACNGCTDGTAAIAQAVPGVRVIDVAEASKPAALNAGDEVATLWPRMYVDADVEVPVEALRATFEALSGGGVLCARPRFTYDTAGASWSVRAYYRARNRLPQASASMWGAGVYGLNRDGHQRLGRFPELAAEDCYLDGLFTDSEKAVLECPPVTVRTPRTGRALLTVLKRTYRSNSELPHPQSGHTAQTLQELAASIKSPSSAVDGSVYAVFALLGRLLPSSHGSWERDESSRT from the coding sequence ATGACACAGGAGGCGGCCGTCGCCGCGATCCTGGAACATGCCGCCACCGGTCAGACGCCACTGGGAGTACTGTCGGCGAACCTCGACCACGTGAACCATTTCGGGTCGGGCGGCCGATGGGAGGGGTGCCTGGATCTTGCCCCGGTTAACTGGCTGACCCTGCTTGATGGTGCCCCCCTGGTGGCCAAGGCGGAAGGCCTGACCGGACGCTCCTGGCCGCGCCTCGCAGGCAGCGATCTCATCGACGTGCTATTCGACGGGGCGGATCGCAACGGACTGTCCGTTGGGTTCCTCGGAGGCAGCGTCGAGGCGCAGCAAATGGCTCACGAGCGCTTTCGGCGTGATCGGCCGGCGCTCCGCATAGCCGGGTGGTGGACTCCCCAACGGCAGGACCTTACTGACCGGGCTGAGTGCACGCAGCTCATCGCGGACATCCGTGCATCAGGCGTGGACATTCTTGTGGTCTGCCTTGGCAAGCCCCGGCAGGAATTGTGGATCTCAGAGTACGGAGCCCTGACCGGCGCAAAAGTACTGCTTGCCTTCGGGGCAGTGGTTGACTTCCTGGCCGGCAACATACGCCGCGCGCCGGTTCGTGTTGCCAACGCGGGCCTGGAATGGGCGTGGCGGCTGGCCCTGGAACCGCGTCGGCTGGCAAAGAGATACCTGGTGGACGGGCCGGAGGCTTACCTTAAGCTCCAGCGATTCAGCGGCGGAACTGCCGCAACGTCCGCGCTACCAGCAACCGGGAGCGTGGCAGGTTCCGAGCCGCGAAGCACTGCGGCCCCGGGGAGCCGAACAGTGCCACGCGACGGCTTCACGCCGGTCACCGAACATGCCGACGTGGCAGTGCTGGTGGTTACCTATAACAGCGCTTCAGACATCTGCGGCCTCCTGGACAGCCTGTGCCCCGAAACCGGGGAACAATCCATTAAAGTGGTGGTCGCGGACAACTCGCCTGACCCGCTGACCCTGACCATCGCCGCACGCTATGCCGGGGTCGATGCGTTCGCCACGGGAGGCAACATCGGCTACGCGGCCGGGATCAATGCGGCCATGGCCAGGGCGGGAACGGCCGACACGTACCTGGTGCTCAACCCGGACCTCCAGGTCATGCGGGGGGCGATTGGTGTGCTGCGCGCCTCCATGGCCCGAACGGGGGCAGGCGTTGTGGTGCCCGTCCTTCGGGACCCGGACGGCACCGTCTATCCATCCCTGCGCCGGGAACCGAGCATCCTCCGGGCGATGGGTGACGCCCTTTGCGGAAGCAGGTTCCCGGGGCGCCCCGGGTGGCTTTCGGAAATGGATTTCGATGCGGAAGGCTACGTTCACGCCCACAGGGTGGATTGGGCCACCGGCGCTGCCCTGCTCATCAGGTCCGACGTCGCCGCATCCGTAGGCCCATGGGACGAGAGCTATTTCCTCTACTCCGAAGAAACGGATTACCTGCACCGTGTGCGCGAAATTGGATGCACGGTGTGGTTCGAGCCGAAGGCTGCCATGCTGCATTCGCGAGGCGGTTCCGGGCGTTCCGCGGCCCTGGACGCCCTCATGATGGCCAACAAGGTCCGCTACGCCAGCAAACACCACGATGCCGGCTACGCAATGGCCTTTCACCTGATGGTGGTTCTCTCCGCCCTTCTGCGGATGGGACTGCCGGGCCGGAGAGGCACGCTGGGACTGGTCGCAAGGAAGAAGAGATGGGATGCCCTGCCCCACGCGGCCAGCTATTCCAGCCTGCAGAGGGAGGATATCCCCGCCGGAGCCGTGATCATTCCGGCCCACAACGAGGCCTCGGTATTGGGCAGGGCGTTGGAAGCCCTCACGCTTCCCCGTGAGAGCGGCAACGTGGAAATAATAGTTGCCTGCAACGGGTGCACCGACGGGACCGCGGCCATCGCGCAGGCGGTGCCAGGGGTCCGCGTGATTGATGTAGCCGAGGCATCGAAACCTGCCGCCCTTAATGCTGGTGACGAGGTGGCTACGCTCTGGCCCCGGATGTACGTGGACGCAGACGTTGAAGTACCGGTGGAGGCCCTGCGCGCCACCTTTGAAGCACTTTCCGGTGGTGGGGTCCTCTGTGCCCGGCCGCGTTTCACGTACGACACTGCTGGTGCATCCTGGAGTGTCCGCGCGTACTACCGGGCACGTAACCGCCTACCTCAAGCGTCCGCGTCGATGTGGGGCGCAGGGGTCTACGGGCTGAACCGGGACGGACACCAGCGTTTGGGCCGGTTCCCGGAGTTGGCGGCCGAGGACTGCTACCTCGACGGGCTTTTCACGGACAGTGAAAAAGCAGTCCTTGAATGCCCGCCCGTGACGGTCAGGACGCCGCGCACAGGCAGGGCACTCCTGACGGTTTTGAAGCGCACGTATCGCAGCAATTCCGAATTGCCCCATCCCCAGAGTGGCCACACTGCGCAAACCCTTCAGGAACTGGCCGCTTCCATCAAAAGTCCCTCCTCGGCTGTTGATGGGTCCGTGTATGCCGTCTTCGCTTTGCTGGGCCGCCTTTTGCCGAGTTCCCACGGATCCTGGGAGCGGGACGAAAGCAGCCGAACCTGA
- a CDS encoding intradiol ring-cleavage dioxygenase, translated as MTLLPPHESGPEEQQPHPDHDRGLEFDLSTMLSRRSLGLFLGAGGAAAALAACTPGGSSTASQPASSASTASATASASPSAATSASATPSPTLTRAIAECGVEIPQETAGPFPGDGSNGPNVLEASGVVRKDITSSFGSASATAEGVPLTFTLTLLDNANGCTPMAGAAVYAWHCDRDGKYSMYDSSLTNENYLRGVQEADSNGQVTFTSIFPGAYSGRWPHIHFEVFESMNNATAAGQVLAVSQIALTQAACDDVYATAGYERSVTNMKRTTLQSDNVFGDDGGIYQLATMAGSAAAGYTAGLNVTI; from the coding sequence ATGACTTTGCTTCCGCCCCATGAATCCGGCCCTGAGGAACAACAGCCCCACCCAGACCACGACCGGGGGCTGGAGTTCGACCTGTCCACGATGCTGAGCCGGCGGTCGCTGGGACTGTTCCTTGGCGCCGGCGGTGCCGCGGCTGCCCTGGCCGCCTGCACGCCGGGCGGTTCCTCCACGGCCAGCCAGCCGGCGTCGTCCGCTTCCACCGCCTCCGCCACGGCGTCCGCTTCCCCGTCCGCGGCGACTTCCGCCAGCGCCACTCCGTCCCCCACGCTGACCCGCGCCATTGCCGAATGCGGTGTGGAGATCCCGCAGGAAACCGCAGGACCGTTCCCCGGGGACGGTTCCAACGGCCCCAACGTCCTCGAAGCGTCCGGAGTGGTCCGCAAAGACATCACCTCCAGCTTCGGCTCAGCCTCCGCCACCGCCGAAGGCGTCCCGCTGACATTTACGCTGACCCTGCTGGACAACGCCAACGGCTGCACCCCCATGGCCGGCGCCGCCGTCTATGCCTGGCACTGCGACCGGGACGGAAAGTACTCCATGTACGATTCGAGCCTCACCAATGAGAACTACCTGCGCGGAGTCCAGGAGGCCGATTCGAACGGCCAGGTCACGTTCACGTCCATTTTCCCGGGCGCCTACTCCGGCCGGTGGCCGCACATCCACTTTGAAGTGTTCGAGTCCATGAACAACGCGACGGCGGCGGGCCAGGTACTGGCGGTTTCGCAGATTGCGCTCACCCAGGCCGCATGCGACGACGTCTACGCCACGGCCGGATACGAACGCAGCGTCACCAACATGAAGCGCACCACCCTGCAGTCAGACAACGTGTTTGGTGACGACGGCGGCATCTACCAGCTGGCCACGATGGCAGGTTCGGCGGCCGCGGGCTACACGGCTGGGCTCAACGTCACCATCTAG
- a CDS encoding ABC transporter permease, with amino-acid sequence MSTTINNAPASRSAAGTRHSLSFGGVLRSEWIKLFSLLSTRILLVLTFAAIIGVGVLTAFVRYNILDSMAANARAQGLEPSSDMLEQSMPPGSGLDLYNLPNAGLQIGILIFGALAVLFMASEYATGMIRSTMSAVPARTPAFAAKAIILAVVSYVITTVAGAVTFLLSVPMFQGLGLDLSWSTDGVIYSVFTGGLYVAGVALIGLSLGTLLRNSAGAITVLVGIFFVIPIAAGFASLIPGDFWKYVPQYIPSEAGGRFLAIGEIDAYIDPWQGGLLFLGYVLLFLVPAMIVLKNRDV; translated from the coding sequence ATGAGCACAACAATCAACAACGCCCCCGCGTCGCGTTCCGCTGCCGGTACCCGGCACAGCCTGAGCTTCGGCGGCGTCCTGCGCTCCGAATGGATCAAGCTGTTCTCCCTGCTGTCCACCCGCATCCTGCTGGTGCTGACGTTCGCAGCCATCATCGGCGTCGGCGTCCTGACCGCGTTCGTCCGCTACAACATCCTCGATTCCATGGCCGCCAACGCCAGGGCCCAGGGGCTGGAACCGTCCTCTGACATGCTGGAGCAGTCCATGCCGCCGGGCTCCGGCCTCGACCTGTACAACCTGCCCAACGCAGGGCTTCAGATCGGCATCCTGATCTTTGGTGCCTTGGCTGTCCTGTTCATGGCCTCCGAGTACGCCACCGGCATGATCCGCTCCACCATGAGCGCCGTTCCGGCCCGCACCCCGGCCTTCGCGGCCAAGGCCATCATCCTGGCGGTGGTGTCCTACGTCATCACCACGGTGGCCGGTGCCGTCACCTTCCTGCTGTCCGTCCCCATGTTCCAAGGCCTGGGGCTTGACCTCTCCTGGTCCACTGACGGCGTGATCTACAGCGTCTTCACCGGTGGCCTGTACGTGGCGGGCGTGGCCCTCATCGGCCTGTCCCTGGGCACCCTGCTGCGCAATTCGGCCGGCGCCATCACCGTGCTGGTGGGCATCTTCTTCGTCATCCCCATCGCCGCGGGCTTTGCCTCACTTATCCCGGGCGACTTCTGGAAGTACGTGCCGCAGTACATTCCGAGCGAAGCGGGCGGCCGTTTCCTGGCCATCGGCGAAATCGACGCCTACATCGACCCCTGGCAGGGCGGCTTGCTCTTCCTGGGCTACGTCCTGCTGTTCCTGGTGCCGGCAATGATCGTGCTCAAGAATCGCGACGTCTGA
- a CDS encoding M18 family aminopeptidase: MPNQSPATDHIQDLGAFVSASPSSFHAAHEAGRRLADAGFTRLDELEPWDGGAGQFFIIRDGALIAWVVPEHAGPTTGFHILGAHTDSPSFKLKPKPTTGAYGWLQAGVEVYGGPLLNSWLDRELRLAGRLVMLDGTEHLAATGPLLRFPQLAIHLDRAVNDGLTLDKQRHMNPVWGLGNPADFDVLRVLASSVEGASVDPSGIGGYDVVIADTQAPAVFGGSGEFFASGRLDNLSSTHAGLAALIAHASSGAADAAAPIAVLAAFDHEEIGSNSRSGACGPILEDVLVRISDGLGASVSQRRQALAASFCVSADAGHAVHPNYAERHDPANHPVLNGGPLLKINANQRYATDAPGAALWARLCGEAGVPYQEFVSNNAIPCGSTIGPLTATRLGIRTVDVGVALLSMHSARELCGVQDPWRLASVAELFFRTAL; this comes from the coding sequence ATGCCTAACCAATCCCCTGCCACAGACCACATCCAGGACCTTGGCGCTTTCGTCAGCGCGTCGCCGTCGAGCTTCCATGCGGCCCACGAGGCCGGACGCCGGCTGGCGGACGCGGGATTCACCCGGCTTGACGAGCTGGAGCCGTGGGACGGCGGGGCCGGCCAATTCTTCATCATCCGGGATGGCGCACTGATCGCCTGGGTGGTTCCGGAGCACGCCGGTCCCACCACCGGGTTCCACATCCTGGGCGCCCACACGGACTCGCCGTCCTTCAAGCTCAAGCCGAAGCCGACCACCGGGGCCTACGGCTGGCTGCAGGCCGGGGTGGAGGTCTACGGCGGCCCGCTGCTGAACTCCTGGCTGGACCGGGAGCTGCGGCTGGCCGGCCGGCTGGTGATGCTGGACGGCACCGAGCACCTGGCCGCCACCGGACCGCTGCTGCGGTTCCCCCAGCTGGCCATCCACCTGGACCGTGCCGTTAACGATGGGCTGACGCTCGACAAGCAGCGGCACATGAACCCGGTGTGGGGACTGGGAAACCCGGCAGACTTCGACGTCCTGCGGGTCCTGGCCTCGTCCGTGGAAGGCGCCTCCGTTGATCCTTCAGGCATCGGAGGGTACGACGTCGTCATCGCGGACACGCAGGCACCCGCGGTTTTCGGGGGGTCGGGTGAGTTCTTCGCGTCCGGGCGGTTGGACAACCTTTCCTCCACGCACGCCGGGCTCGCGGCGCTGATAGCGCATGCTTCGTCCGGTGCCGCTGACGCTGCTGCACCGATTGCCGTGCTGGCCGCGTTCGACCACGAGGAGATCGGCTCCAACTCGCGTTCCGGTGCCTGCGGGCCCATCCTCGAGGACGTGCTGGTGCGGATCTCCGACGGCCTCGGCGCCTCGGTGAGCCAGCGGCGGCAGGCCCTGGCGGCGTCGTTCTGTGTTTCCGCCGACGCCGGCCACGCTGTCCACCCGAACTATGCCGAGCGGCACGATCCCGCCAACCACCCCGTGCTCAACGGCGGGCCCCTGCTGAAGATCAACGCGAACCAGCGGTACGCCACGGACGCACCCGGGGCGGCGCTGTGGGCCCGGCTGTGCGGTGAAGCGGGCGTGCCCTACCAGGAGTTCGTGTCCAACAACGCGATCCCGTGCGGCTCCACCATCGGTCCGCTGACCGCCACGCGGCTGGGAATCCGGACCGTGGATGTGGGTGTGGCCCTGCTGTCCATGCACTCCGCCCGCGAGCTGTGCGGTGTGCAGGATCCCTGGCGGCTGGCCTCCGTGGCCGAGTTGTTCTTCCGCACGGCTCTCTAA